One genomic window of Coffea eugenioides isolate CCC68of chromosome 1, Ceug_1.0, whole genome shotgun sequence includes the following:
- the LOC113763441 gene encoding lysosomal Pro-X carboxypeptidase-like, producing the protein MDFLGRLLSQLLPVLLLFLCFSTSISSAVDHPHKIPRLSPIRRTNLRDPDDTPTKASLSEDFKSYFYEQTLDHFNYNPQSYTKFNQSYVINSKFWGGAKSNSPILAYLGAEAPLAEDIENIGFLTDNAPRFKALLVYIEHRFYGKSIPLGSMEKVMKSKTIRGYFNSAQALADYAEVLLHVKHKFSAQNSPIIVVGGSYGGMLASWFRLKYPHIALGALASSAPVLYFDDITPQNGYYSTVTKDFKEESEHCYQTIRKSWSEIDKVASKPNGLSILSKRFKTCTPLNSSSQLKDFLDSMFLSAAQYNSPPKYPVTEVCSGIDKAPKGTDILGRTFAGVVSYKKDESCYDMLEHARPTETNVGWQWQTCSEMVMPIGCGSNDTMFPPSPFNLPDFIKNCKSSYGVSPRPHWITTYYGGHDMKLVFQRFGSNIIFSNGLKDPYSSAGVRENLSSSLLAIYTVKGSHCLDIRAAKESDPSWLVAQRKLEVEIIEGWIKQYYADVHSIGKQRYA; encoded by the exons ATGGATTTTCTTGGCAGGCTATTATCTCAATTGCTGCCTGTCCTTCTTCTTTTCCTATGCTTCTCAACTTCCATTTCATCAGCTGTAGATCACCCCCACAAAATCCCAAGGCTCAGTCCAATACGGAGAACAAATCTTCGAGACCCTGACGATACTCCAACTAAAGCTTCTCTTTCAGAAGATTTcaaatcatatttttatgaacAGACACTAGACCACTTCAATTATAATCCACAAAGCTataccaaattcaaccaaagtTATGTGATCAATTCAAAATTCTGGGGTGGTGCCAAGTCGAACTCTCCAATCTTGGCATATCTTGGCGCCGAAGCTCCATTGGCTGAAGATATAGAGAATATTGGTTTTCTTACTGATAATGCCCCACGGTTTAAAGCTCTCCTTGTCTACATAGAG CATAGGTTTTATGGAAAATCTATACCACTTGGATCAATGGAAAAAGTGATGAAAAGTAAAACCATTCGTGGTTATTTCAACTCGGCTCAAGCTTTAGCTGATTACGCAGAAGTTTTATTGCATGTAAAACATAAATTTTCTGCTCAAAATTCTCCGATTATCGTTGTTGGTGGATCATATGGAGGAA TGCTAGCTTCGTGGTTTCGCCTCAAATATCCTCATATTGCACTTGGTGCTTTGGCATCATCAGCTCCCGTtctttactttgatgacatcaCTCCCCAAAATGGTTATTATTCCACTGTGACCAAGGACTTTAAA GAGGAGAGTGAGCACTGTTACCAAACTATACGAAAATCATGGTCTGAGATTGACAAAGTTGCTTCTAAACCAAATGGTCTCTCCATTCTCAGCAAAAGATTCAAGACTTGCAC GCCTTTGAATAGTTCGTCTCAGCTTAAGGATTTCTTGGATTCCATGTTCTTATCGGCTGCTCAGTACAACTCACCGCCTAAGTATCCCGTCACTGAGGTGTGTAGTGGAATAGACAAAGCACCCAAAGGAACTGATATTCTTGGCCGCACTTTTGCCGGTGTTGTTTCTTACAAGAAAGATGAGTCATGCTATGATATGTTGGAACATGCCAGGCCCACCGAAACAAATGTCGGATGGCAATGGCAA acTTGTAGCGAGATGGTGATGCCCATTGGGTGCGGCAGCAATGATACGATGTTCCCACCGTCACCTTTCAACCTACCGGATTTCATTAAGAACTGCAAAAGTTCATATGGGGTCTCACCTCGACCTCATTGGATCACAACTTATTATGGAGGCCAT GACATGAAATTGGTTTTCCAAAGATTTGGAAGCAACATCATATTCTCCAATGGCTTGAAGGATCCTTATAGTAGTGCCGG AGTACGAGAGAACTTATCCAGCAGCCTTCTTGCTATTTATACAGTTAAAG GATCTCATTGCTTGGACATACGGGCAGCAAAAGAAAGTGATCCGTCCTGGTTGGTTGCTCAAAGGAAATTGGAGGTTGAGATCATTGAAGGATGGATCAAACAGTATTATGCTGATGTTCATTCCATTGGAAAACAAAGATATGCTTAA